One part of the Aspergillus luchuensis IFO 4308 DNA, chromosome 5, nearly complete sequence genome encodes these proteins:
- a CDS encoding uncharacterized protein (COG:S;~EggNog:ENOG410PN4B;~InterPro:IPR000116,IPR002740,IPR017956,IPR015947;~PFAM:PF02178,PF01878;~go_component: GO:0000785 - chromatin [Evidence IEA];~go_component: GO:0005634 - nucleus [Evidence IEA];~go_function: GO:0003677 - DNA binding [Evidence IEA];~go_process: GO:0006355 - regulation of transcription, DNA-templated [Evidence IEA]): MAPQRKRKSESASIAEEAESPAAKRVAAPDTPATGEKRKRGRPRKYPEGSTPKRPDGPKRGRGRPRKDPNAPTPAKSTTPKQGKRGRPRKTPVENGTEPTSSTTKTETVDTTPFEGRSYWLMKAEPESRLEKGVDVKFSIDDLAARKEPEPWDGVRNPVAQKHIRDMKKGDLAFFYHSNCKVPGIAGIMEIVKEHSPDESAFDPAHPYYDEKSNRDDPQWQVVHVEFRRKFNKMITLNDLKSYAQSVRALENMQVLKQSRLSVTPVSVTEWAFIMGVAEENEAKANAEASKDDSAEGEEPESSE, from the exons ATGGCACCCCAAAGGAAACGCAAGTCGGAGAGCGCGTCAATCGCCGAGGAAGCCGAGTCCCCTGCTGCGAAGAGAGTG GCCGCGCCCGACACACCGGCTACCggcgaaaagagaaagaggggtcGTCCCAGGAAATATCCTGAGGGTAGTACTCCCAAGCGCCCTGACGGCCCCAAAAGAGGCCGTGGCCGTCCTCGTAAAGATCCGAATGCCC CTACTCCCGCAAAGTCTACAACCCCCAAGCAAGGCAAACGGGGCAGGCCAAGGAAGACCCCGGTCGAAAATGGAACAGAACccacctcatcaacgacgAAAACAGAGACGGTCGATACCACACCCTTCGAAGGGCGCTCATACTGGTTGATGAAGGCTGAGCCGGAATCGCGACTGGAGAAAGGTGTTGATGTAAAATTCTCGATTGATGACTTGGCTGCCCGTAAGGAGCCGGAGCCATGGGACG GTGTGCGTAACCCTGTTG CACAAAAACATATCCGCGACATGAAGAAGGGTGAtctcgccttcttctacCACTCCAACTGCAAGGTCCCAGGCATTGCAGGTATCATGGAGATTGTCAAGGAGCATTCGCCAGATG AATCGGCCTTCGATCCCGCCCACCCATACTACGACGAGAAGTCGAACCGAGACGATCCCCAATGGCAGGTTGTCCATGTTGAGTTCCGGCGCAAGTTCAACAAAATGATTACGTTGAACGATCTCAAATCATATGCACAGTCCGTACGGGCTCTTGAAAATATGCAGGTGCTGAAGCAGTCCCGGCTGAGTGTGACACCAGTAAGCGTCACAGAATGGGCGTTTATCATGGGGGTAGCGGAGGAAAACGAGGCCAAGGCAAACGCCGAAGCTTCCAAAGATGACAGCGCCGAAGGCGAGGAGCCTGAATCAAGCGAGTAA